The Pithys albifrons albifrons isolate INPA30051 chromosome 1, PitAlb_v1, whole genome shotgun sequence genome contains the following window.
ATTACCTCCCTGTACAAAGCATACGAAGGTTAAGAACGGGCTATCTAGACGGGCTGTATGCAACACCTGGAGGGGCACAGTTGTGTTCTGTCTTTCCATGTATTGAAAATACAGCTACTGGGCAAAAAGCCCCGGGACAATTTGCTGACCAAGGTGCAGCGTGCAGAGTGAGCCCCGCCCCTTGAGAGTGACACGGTGCCGGAGACCACGTGCTTCaaggtggcacagggcactAAGCAAGGGACAgtcccctcctgctctctgcagggaGGACACACGGACATCCCTTCAGGGcccctcagtacaagagagacggtggagctgctggagtgggtccagtgGAGAGCTATAAAGATTATTaagggatggagcatctcttacgaggaaaggctgaaggagctgagcCTGCTCAGCCTCGAGAAGAGACGACTGAGAGGTGACCTCATTCATGTCCGCGAGTACATGAAGGGAGGGTtccaagaggatggagccaggctctgctcggtGATGCCGAGCAATagacaacaggcagaaactgatacACTTGAACACGAGGAAGAACTCTTTTCTGTGTAGGTGACGGTGCACCGGAACAGCCCAGAGGGGTTCcggagtctccctcactggagaccCTCGGGAAGCGTCTGGAGGCGATCCCGTGCCACGTGCCctgggatgaccctgcctgagcaggaggTTGGTCCGCATGTGGTCCCTCCCGGTCTGCCCATTCCGTGACTGCGTGCCCAGCCCCGCGGAGCCGCAGCCCGGTCCCCGCGCCCCACACTGACCCACCTCTCCACCAGTACTTCTGCGAGAGGCCCTGCCATGTCTGCAGGCGGGTGCGGTGCGCGCCGTCGGGCGCCAGGTGCGCGCTGCGGATGAGGCGGGCGCGGCGCTCGGCCTGCAGCACCACCTCCAGCTCGGCGAAGCGCTGCTGGTCGCGCTGCCGCCGCTGATAGTACAGAGTCCCGCCGCGCACCACGTAGCAGGCGGCGGCCTTGCGGATCTTCCGCTTGGCGTTGCCCTCCGTGCCCGGCGCGTACGGCTCCCGCTCGTTCGTCAGGTACCGCAAGATCGCCAGGTAGCTCTCCTCGCTGGACATGGCGCGGCGCGGGGCACGGGAGCCGCCCCCGCGCCCTCAGAGCCGCACCGGGGGCGGGGAAGGGGGATCGGCCCCGGGGCCGGCGGGCGCCGCGCCCGGGGGGGAACTGGAGTGTCGCGGCCCGCGGCGGCGGAGGGAGCGAGAAGCGCGGGCAGCGGCCGCGGCGGAAAGACAAAATGGCTGCTGCACAACCGGAAGTGACGCCAGGCCCGCGGGGGAGGGGCGGGAGCGCGGGGAAGGCGCAGGTCGTGAGAGGGAGCGGGTCCGCCATCTTGGagccgggcggggccggggcggccaTCTTGGAGCTGGGCACAGTCTGCGGGGTCGGGCGAGGGCCGGGGCGGCCATCCTAGAGCCGGGCAGAGCCTgcgggggccggggcggccATCTTGGAGCCGGGCAGAGCCTGCGGATCGGCGCGCCGGGAGCATCCCGAGTTAAatcccctcccatccctggCTCTGGAACGAGAGGCCTCAGCTCCTGAGCGGCCTCGGCACCGAGAACACTCTGCCCCGCGCCGCGGCCCGGCCAGGAGTAGCACCAGCACCAGCGCGGGCAGGGCAGCCGCGCCTCAGTATCAGCTGTAAGAGGCAAGAGTGTATTTTAAACGTCAGGGATGTCTGTGCTCCACATCGGATGGAGCCAGACTGAAGGAAGGTTGTGTTTATTAATCAAAGGGAGGATTgggctgatttttttctgtttttgctttgctgtggtgGTGGCCAAATACTGGGATGGGTTGCCCTAAGAGGCTGCAGAACCTCCGCCTTTGGGGCTGCTCGAGCCTCAGCTGGATCCCCATCCTGGCACTCTGAGCTGAACACACACGCCCTGAGGGAGATGTTGGACCAGGGGACTCTggaagtcctttccaacctaaattattttgTGGGTCTATGGCCAATTCAGTTTTTCATACTTGATGGAGGATCAATTACATGTTAATTCCTTGTATTACATCTATGTTTGAGCTGAGTAAGGAGCTGTTACACCAGGTTAATGCCCTGCTCTGAACAGCCTGCCTACTCCCTTAAAACGTGACAGGAGTAACCTGATGGGCTGTTACTCTTTACTCCATTTCACAGTATCAGTCAGAACTCAGGTGTAAACATCAAGGAAGAATGATCTGAAAGCATTTCTGTGCACCACTAACACCAAGCCAAAGCCTGCAAACCTCCAAGAATTAACAAAGAGTGACTTATTAATTAGTCCTACCTGACAgtttttatataatatatatatataattactGGTATTTCAAGGAGATTCTTTGTAAAAGTGCATcttcattttcagctttttagcTGAAAGCTTCCACAAGGACACACACACGCAGTACCAGGTGCCTTGTACAAGACACTGATGTGAGCAGGATTTCTATCATCACCACTAGCATAGGTATTTTTCACTGTTGTTTTCAGCCTTCAGTTTAAAAAGCCTTCAGATTAAAAATGCCTTTACAGATTCTGGCTCCTTGACCAGTGTAATTAAAAGCCTTTAATCTCATTCTAAACATGAGTAGCTCCTatgcattctttttttaatagcaaaaagCAGAACTGTTTGGAAGGTAATGGTGCAAATTCCATTAACAAAATCAAGCCAGGCCTTTTTTAAAAGGGTTGCAAACTTCATCCAGACCCGTATGAATTATATTAAGAACCTCCAAACAAAATATAACTCAAAACTATAGCCCATAGCCCAACGTGCCCATTACAGCCATTGTGGTTTTGAAGCCCAAGAGAACTGCAGGAAGCAGAACTGTGAGAACCAGTGTAGTAGGATAACAAGCCAAGCTCTCAAAGCTAACAGCCATCAAGATGTAACATCTGGGAATTAAGAAGTAGCTCATCCAGAAAACAGAGatgatttgttttctgatatGATTCTAAAAAGTCAGAGGACATTGTTTTGCATGGGCTATTGCTGTCCAGAGAAACTATGGCAGGGTTTGGGCACGCTGTGTCTGCACAGCCGTTGCTAAGGCAGACAGGTACTTCCTATGATGAGGAATTTCAGTCCCTCTAGTGGTGTCAGGGTGAATTACTAAGGAAACCCACATCGGCATTCTGGAAGTTCAGTAGAACCTAAATCGGCTTTAAGTGGGCATGTACTGTCAGCTGTGTTTGAACTCATTCAGCCATCACAGGCATCCTTTTCCTGACAGCAGCTTCCAGCAATCCATCATTTTGTTGCTTCCTGACCCAGCAGTTCTATCTGAAGCTTTCTAACAGCCACACAGTCCACGAAACCACCCATTCCCTTTTCCCAACCTATTTCTCCTTTGATTCTTTAAAACAGTGCTACATGCATTCCACAACACAGGAAGTGCTCTGACCTTCACAGTGTCTTACAGATGGCACTGCTTCACCCTCACTTCAGTTTGCATCTCTGAGCTTAGAAACCTCTTTTTTACGTCATTTGTCACAGATGGAGAATAAACTTATGTCCTGTTGTCTCCTTCAGCAAGAATGCTCCTCCCTGAACATCAGCTTCACCTTGCCTGCCACTAAGCCACTCAAAGGACTTAGGAAACATGTGCTAATACAAGAGATTGTCTAAGAAACAAGTGGTTAATAGCAGTAAGATATTTTTCAGTCTGCAAAAACCAGACATGGCTATTTCACAGATTCATTCTCTTCAGTGGATCCAACACAGCTGAGAACATGGCACAGGTAATGGAAGTTAGTAAGATGTTTATTCAGCACGACCAACAGTTTGGCAAGTTAGCGCTTTCCACCAACACGGGGAGCAGAAACCTTGACTGGTTTCACAATCTTCTGCTTAGGTGCTGCCTTTGTAGGAGCCTGTGGAGAAATAATGACGTATGaatgaagaaaagcaatttatcTGCAGTCCTGAAAGCCCTGTATATACACGTGACAGAAATTAGGTAACTGAGATTAGAATTACAATCTATCAAATGAGAATCATGTTAACAGATGTTTACACACATACCACTAAGCCTACAACATGCATGATGCCAGCATATGGTACTAATTCATAAGTAATAATGAAACAGATAGTGGCACTCATCAATCTATTGCTACCAAGCTCCTGGATAATGAAGATGTTACAACCAGACaagtttggggcttttttgttattgttattgGGAGTTTggttgtttgattttttgttggaattttttttttatctgctaAGTATTTTTGACAtgggcggtcctgtggtgtaaaggagagcactctggactctggatcccaaggtcctgagttccagtctcagtggggaccgtcccctgggagttcaatgcctccctgccatcccatcccgtcagatctcggatgctcagcgGCGTCAGCcccgggtgctgtgacagtcccgaggacttcactgtcactgtccgacctcgctcggccgtggcaaatggacctcaggacttaaacggtggggccagttctgctcacactgtgcctcacctaaaacatccactgtgcaggctggaagggcacacccacgtggggagagagccctgcccaaaacTGCGTTTGCGAAGTCTGGTCATACATACATCTCTGACATACAGCCTGAAAGTTGTTTTAGTGTAGTATTTTCTTATTCTGTAAAAAGGGTCCATTCTGTTCAGCTATTTGGGTTTAATTTTAGTACAGAAGTTTGGTCAAGGTGTtttcagatgaagaaaaagataTGCAAATGCTTTCTCAAAATAGAAACATGTATTTCCAATTAAGTGCTGCAGCAGAATGTTGTGTATTGTGTTACAAGGTGGTGTACTCCATTTCATGATTTCTCTTTGCCTACTGTATCTCACCTttgcagcagaaacagctgttttcttGGTTGCCTGCTTAGCCTTCTTGGCTTCCTTTGCAGCCCTGTTAATTAACAGAAAAAGGGGAACAGTTATCAGTGTCTGCCATTCACTGTTTATTTGTCTCAGGACTATAGGATCAGGAATGGGATGCATTCCTGCAGATTTCTTCTCCGCATTCACTACCCTCCTAGGGAGACTAGTGCAGAGATAGCACAACTGTGTGtgataaaaaagtattttcgCAACAGGAGAGAGCAAGAAGAGACCCTTCTTTGCTGCTACCATCTCTCACCAAAATATTGCATACAAATATcctgattaaaaagaaacaaccccCCCACTGATCCCTGCCTTCTCACCTAATAGCTTGTTCCCTCTGCGCCTTGCGGACTTCGGGCTTCTGGTTTCGTTTTGCCATGATCTCAGCTAGAGAGGCCCCAGTGATGGCTCTCTGGAACTTGACAGCGCGGCGCGTGCGCTTCTTCTGGATCTCTTCCTAAAATGGCACAAGATGAAGACAAACAATTACCATCACAAGACATTAAATAAATGGCTAAAGACAATTACAGAAACAAGGTGCTATTGAGACTGAAGCTGTTATAAAACCGTACACTGAAGTAGAATTTTACTCCTCACTTTGGAGAATTCTGTTGGTTACAGAAAAGTGCTGCCCTACCTCTGTATGGCCCCCTTCTCCAGCCATTCTTTTCCAGTGTGTTACTACCAACAATCCTTGGTTGTTACAATTAACAATCTTTGGTTGGCTTCATGGCTACCTGGCTATCAGTGTTTGAGATGCACACATTACTCCCCTCATCTCTGAGGCTTCTACAGCAATGtacaaaaaattatttggcaAGAACATCAGAAGTTCAGCCTTCTGTAACtcacaggattaaaaaaatagggGGAGGGAGTAAGTCCATTTGATGCAATCTCCTGAACAGAGACACTCCACACCTGTTCAAGTGGGATAAGGTACTGGGCAGCAGTCTAAGCCATTGACCATCAACTTTTCATCTTCAAACAAATTGGTAAAAACACTTTCAGCACCAGTGTGAATCCTTCTAAATGCTCTTCTGCTCTGCAAGTTTAAACCAGAGCATTGGAAATACCTCAGGCTACATGCCTTAGTGATTCCTCTTTTTCATGCAATAACAACTACAGAGGAAAGGCCTTCTACTAAGCTACAGCCCAAGGTTTTCAAAGAGAGTACGTGAAAAGTGCCATTCCTGCCCCTAAACCCCCAAATCATCTCTCGTGCTGTCACCATTCAACAAGTTTACAAGATCAACTTTCAGAAAGT
Protein-coding sequences here:
- the RPL24 gene encoding large ribosomal subunit protein eL24, which codes for MKVELCSFSGYKIYPGHGRRYARTDGKVFQFLNAKCESAFLSKRNPRQINWTVLYRRKHKKGQSEEIQKKRTRRAVKFQRAITGASLAEIMAKRNQKPEVRKAQREQAIRAAKEAKKAKQATKKTAVSAAKAPTKAAPKQKIVKPVKVSAPRVGGKR